A window of the Megalopta genalis isolate 19385.01 chromosome 2, iyMegGena1_principal, whole genome shotgun sequence genome harbors these coding sequences:
- the LOC117225293 gene encoding putative chitinase 10 → MIPVLVLILAGLTAAGPSHRISTRELLSPPPPPPWNKSPNETIDLSSFQSGRVENPPTIDNSVEGSVPHQQYEEYGSRRYPLRDAVEALPFNTVGPRPGSPPLEKIKQSDGRVPLRDAVEHREAPFVSSSLDHESIWIAPLVPPALTRTQHIVEPKVVCHLDSKAVHRTEPFSLFPQSIPIHKCSHLVYAAATLDPEKLEIVSMDHEYNEIKGGYRAITGHRLKDPALRVLVSISSANRGKLFSQLVKDRCTLHCEKLAESILRFLDDRDLDGVEIDWESSSENPNGLELLLRIVKKSLTSRGYILAVAQRPEDPINSEISSIADLIIVRAWRESPPYRREKLALHPAPLNYVARLMNKWIDRIPRDHRSKIILGLPVFGQGYTLKFGNFTDTGAPIVGPGNQDVYTNLSNGKLAYFEVCEKLENDQWISGRDEEGPYIKRGDQWIGYDDSLAVKIKVAYARSVGLGGISVWSLDLDDFQGICGKSWPILNTASESIGFYDETQANTKCSRDGAVSDPENCSGFYTCHDGVLYHGSCGIGRFFDPKGGRCVRATSEICTPGQYHRDQDQDLGTDLREMQPQHLEISTMKGPRVVCYVTSWSLYRKGEGKFVPERLDQRLCTDVVYAFGGLNPETLLLQPFDPWADIEHNLYERITKINGSKVLLAIGGWTDSAGDKYSRMISTQASRRKFVVATIGFLHKHNFNGLLFEWNYPKCWQSDCRKGPDSDKPNFTKLLQELKHEFEQQQPKLVLAVALSGYKEVIDRSYEVRKISDTVDFMSVMSYDYHGAWESRTGHLSPLFGASTDVNPFYNVNTTMEYLISLGAEKSKLLMGVPFYGQTYRLSSERLSGLGEPATGPGASGEFTRQPGILAYYEICYRLKHKGWKHGPGPSAYYKDQWVGYEDQESVFAKGQYILQNGYGGASLWTVDLDDFLNRCCAEPFHLLRTINRALGRLKTETIEDCRRPTEPVTPQPPTLTTHSDAVEDTPRPTTPMIKPTTKPITVSTTWPSWSQGSSSTTQSTTWPSWTPNTSKSPQSTTQSSTSWTWTSIKPPSEQTTPEITETTRKPGEPSTPGASCNTGEYTADPANCGNYFRCVLGELRREQCAPGLHWDTSRGICDWPAIAKCQSTPDSSTQQPSWATSATTTTTASTTMTYSTQRPTTSFWSTSRATTHRTSTWKPTTPEIPNGISEKACEHGQYYPYPNSCTNFLVCVNGNLISQQCGPGLNWNNKRSMCDWAFKNPCIEKPAKNAALVSANAKSSPCVPGSYTSVPGDCESYRACLWGRHEIFHCAPGLHFNKNTRICDWPSRANCQDDESGEDQDSAASSVGSVDEPVNESTSTSTTSPTSTTTLSSATVDPEKVSPLSGYYKIVCYFTNWAWYRRGIGRYIPENIDHTLCTHIVYGFAVLDYSELTIKAHDSWADYDNHFYERVVAYKKRGLKVLLALGGWNDSAGDKYSRLVNNPTARRKFIEHAVQFLEKYHFDGLDLDWEYPVCWQVDCKKGPTSDKQGFADLLKELSSELKPKGLLLSAAVSPSKKVIDEGYDVPALAKYLDWIAVMTYDFHGQWDKKTGHVAPLYYHPEDDYYYFNANYSINYWILKGAPRRSIVMGMPLYGQTFSMNDPSVETGLNVPGSAGQAGEFTKAAGFLAYYEICDRVRNRGWTVVQDPEHRMGPYAYRGNQWVGYDDAEMIARKAQFVRDTGLGGGMVWALDLDDFRGRCGEGPHPLMHALQKVLAVSAENEDQPERPPINEEDLDPRPTSMSSSTVPEITVPSSTSREHLANDEFKVICYFTNWAWYRQEGGKFLPEDVDSDLCTHVLYGFAVLDGSQLTIKSHDSWADVDNKFYERIAALKSKGIKVLMAIGGWNDSAGDKYSRLANSPSARRRFIENVIAFIEKYEFEGLDLDWEYPVCWQVDCRKGPASDKEAFASLVRELSEAFQPKGLLLSAAVSPSKRVIDEGYDVPILAKYLDWISVMTYDYHGQWDKKTGHVAPLYQLGNDWEPTFNANFSIHYWMEKGAPANKLVMGAPLYGQSFSLAERSQRGLNAPTYGGGEAGEATRARGFLSYYEICERILKRGWAVVEDKERRIGPYAYKGDQWVSFDDAKQIKLKSELIRDLGLAGGMIWALDLDDFKNRCGCEPSPLLRTMNRVLRNYPSGPLCSITTDSMVIDAGESSTETTTAEQSSWGWEPTTPSRPAHLPSTSSTTVSVIADVDDVVEIELDERPAISPPDDCHGRLFIPHNKDCTKYYLCNFGSVTEHSCPPGLYWNEDRCDWPENTKCTKTQRQANEFLRMIDTQKTEKTGHTEKIKKIKRTEKIE, encoded by the exons ATGATACCGGTGCTTGTTCTGATCCTGGCAGGCCTAACGGCCGCAGGACCCTCTCACCGCATATCGACTCGTGAGCTGCTATCGCCACCGCCGCCTCCACCTTGGAATAAAAGTCCGAACGAGACAATCGATTTGTCTTCGTTTCAAAGTGGACGCGTCGAGAATCCGCCGACGATAGACAATTCTGTCGAGGGATCCGTCCCTCATCAACAGTACGAAGAATACGGATCGAGGAGATACCCGCTCCGCGACGCGGTCGAGGCTCTGCCTTTTAACACAGTCGGTCCTCGGCCCGGTAGTCCACCCTTGGAGAAAATTAAACA GTCCGACGGAAGGGTGCCGTTGAGAGACGCCGTGGAGCATCGTGAGGCTCCTTTCGTCAGCAGCAGTCTTGATCACGAATCAATTTGGATTGCGCCTCTCGTACCACCAGCCCTGACAAGAACGCAGCATATCGTTGAGCCGAAAGTAGTCTGTCATCTAGATTCGAAAGCAGTTCATAGAACGGAACCGTTCTCCCTATTTCCGCAATCGATTCCAATCCACAAATGTTCTCATTTGGTTTACGCCGCCGCCACCTTAG aTCCGGAGAAGCTGGAGATCGTTTCAATGGATCACGAATACAACGAGATCAAAG GTGGATACAGAGCAATAACAGGACACCGATTGAAGGATCCGGCACTGCGGGTACTCGTTTCAATCTCGTCGGCTAACAGAGGAAAATTGTTCTCCCAGTTGGTAAAAGACCGTTGCACTTTGCACTGTGAGAAACTGGCCGAGTCTATCTTGAGATTTCTGGACGATCGCGATCTCGACGGAGTGGAGATCGACTGGGAGAGCTCGTCGGAGAATCCAAACGGTCTCGAATTGCTTCTTAGGATTGTTAAAAAGTCTCTGACAAGTCGCGGGTACATTCTAGCGGTGGCGCAGAGGCCAGAAGATCCGATCAACTCAGAGATCAGTTCCATAGCCGATCTGATTATTGTGAGAGCGTGGCGAGAAAGCCCGCCGTATCGACGGGAGAAATTGGCCCTACACCCAGCCCCCTTGAACTATGTGGCCCGGTTGATGAACAAGTGGATCGATCGGATTCCGCGCGATCACAGATCCAAGATCATTTTAGGTCTGCCTGTGTTCGGACAAGGGTACACGCTCAAATTTGGAAATTTTACCGATACTGGTGCGCCAATTGTTGGTCCCGGGAATCAAGATGTTTACACAAATCTATCTAACGGCAAACTGGCTTATTTCGAA GTCTGCGAGAAATTGGAGAACGATCAGTGGATTTCTGGAAGGGACGAGGAAGGACCTTACATAAAACGTGGAGATCAATGGATCGGATACGATGATTCTTTGGCGGTGAAGATTAAAGTGGCTTACGCGAGATCGGTCGGACTTGGTGGAATTTCTGTATGGTCTCTCGATCTGGACGATTTTCAG GGTATCTGTGGGAAATCTTGGCCTATACTGAACACAGCATCCGAGTCGATAGGATTTTACGACGAGACACAAGCAAATACGAAATGTTCTCGTGACGGCGCCGTCAGCGATCCTGAAAATTGCTCCGGTTTCTACACTTGTCATGATG GTGTTCTGTATCACGGTAGCTGCGGAATCGGAAGATTTTTTGATCCTAAGGGAGGTCGTTGTGTGAGAGCAACGTCGGAAATTTGTACACCCGGCCAGTATCATCGTGATCAGGATCAGGACCTCGGAACGGATTTAAGGGAAATGCAGCCGCAGCACTTGGAGATTTCAACGATGAAGGGTCCGCGGGTAGTTTGCTACGTGACCTCTTGGTCCCTGTACCGTAAAGGGGAAGGAAAATTCGTTCCTGAACGTTTGGATCAGCGGCTCTGTACCGACGTGGTCTACGCTTTCGGTGGCCTAAATCCGGAGACCTTGCTGCTGCAGCCGTTCGATCCTTGGGCAGACATAGAACACA ACTTGTACGAGCGAATAACCAAGATAAATGGATCAAAAGTGTTGCTGGCTATCGGAGGATGGACGGACAGCGCCGGCGACAAATATTCTCGCATGATCAGCACCCAAGCCAGTCGTCGCAAGTTTGTCGTCGCAACCATCGGCTTCCTGCATAAGCACAACTTTAACGGACTCTTATTTGAATGGAACTATCCTAAATGCTGGCAAAGCGACTGTCGGAAGGGCCCCGACTCCGACAAACCAAACTTTACCAAGCTTCTGCAGGAATTGAAGCACGAGTTCGAGCAACAGCAACCTAAACTCGTGTTGGCCGTGGCCTTGTCCGGATACAAAGAGGTGATCGACAGATCTTACGAGGTACGAAAGATATCGGACACCGTAGACTTTATGTCGGTCATGAGCTACGACTATCACGGGGCCTGGGAATCAAGAACGGGACACTTGTCGCCTCTGTTCGGCGCTTCTACCGATGTGAATCCGTTCTACAATGTC AATACCACGATGGAGTACCTGATCAGTCTTGGCGCGGAGAAATCCAAGTTATTGATGGGCGTACCGTTTTACGGTCAAACTTATCGACTTTCCAGCGAACGTTTGTCCGGATTGGGCGAGCCTGCTACCGGACCTGGAGCATCCGGAGAATTCACCAGGCAGCCCGGCATATTAGCTTATTACGAAATTTGCTACAGATTGAAGCACAAGGGATGGAAACATGGGCCAGGCCCAAGTGCTTATTACAAGGACCAATGGGTCGGCTACGAAGACCAAGAAAGCGTGTTCGCGAAGGGACAGTACATTTTGCAAAACGGCTATGGAGGCGCTAGTCTGTGGACCGTTGATCTGGACGACTTTTTGAATCGTTGCTGCGCAGAGCCGTTTCATCTTTTGAGGACAATCAATCGGGCACTGG GTCGTCTGAAAACCGAAACCATAGAAGACTGTCGCCGACCAACCGAGCCGGTCACGCCTCAACCACCGACCCTGACTACTCATAGCGATGCCGTGGAGGACACTCCTCGACCCACGACGCCGATGATCAAGCCGACGACTAAACCGATCACTGTGTCGACCACCTGGCCGTCTTGGTCGCAAGGGTCCAGCTCTACGACCCAGAGCACAACCTGGCCAAGTTGGACTCCAAACACGAGCAAATCGCCCCAATCCACCACCCAAAGCAGCACATCATGGACTTGGACCTCGATCAA ACCGCCAAGCGAGCAGACGACACCAGAGATTACAGAGACTACGAGGAAACCGGGGGAACCATCCACGCCTGGGGCGTCCTGCAATACTGGGGAGTACACGGCAGACCCAGCCAATTGTGGCAATTACTTTAGATGCGTCCTCGGCGAACTGAGACGCGAACAATGCGCGCCCGGATTGCATTGGGACACCAGCCGAGGAATCTGCGACTGGCCGGCTATTGCGAAATGTCAGTCGACACCTG ATTCCTCGACTCAGCAACCGTCTTGGGCTACTAGTGCTACCACTACCACTACTGCCAGCACTACCATGACGTACAGCACACAGAGACCAACGACATCTTTTTGGTCAACTTCGAGGGCCACCACTCATCGGACGTCGACATGGAAACCAACCACTCCTGAAATTCCCAACGGGATCTCTGAAAAGGCCTGCGAGCATGGCCAGTATTACCCTTATCCGAACTCCTGCACGAATTTCTTGGTCTGCGTGAACGGGAATCTTATTTCGCAACAATGTGGCCCAGGCCttaactggaacaacaagagaaGCATGTGTGACTGGGCCTTCAAAAACCCTTGCATCGAAAAACCTGCAAAAAACGCCGCACTGGTCTCTGCCAACGCCAAATCCAGC CCATGCGTTCCAGGTAGTTACACCAGCGTTCCTGGAGACTGCGAGAGCTATCGAGCCTGCTTGTGGGGACGCCATGAGATCTTCCATTGTGCTCCAGGATTGCATTTTAACAAGAATACTCGAATATGCGATTGGCCGTCTCGAGCTAATTGCCAGGATGACGAATCGGGGGAGGATCAGGATTCTGCGGCGTCGAGCGTTGGATCGGTCGACGAACCGGTCAACGAGTCTACCTCCACAAGCACAACTAGTCCGACTAGTACAACCACTCTATCCTCTGCGACCGTAGATCCTGAAAAAGTCTCTCCGCTTTCAGGCTATTATAAG ATTGTCTGCTACTTCACCAACTGGGCCTGGTATAGAAGAGGCATCGGCCGTTACATTCCCGAAAATATCGATCACACTCTGTGCACGCACATTGTCTACGGATTTGCCGTGCTCGACTATTCGGAGCTGACAATCAAAGCCCATGATTCGTGGGCCGACTATGACAACC ATTTTTACGAGCGGGTAGTCGCTTACAAGAAACGGGGTCTGAAGGTGTTACTGGCGCTTGGCGGGTGGAACGATTCGGCCGGAGACAAATACAGTCGATTGGTGAACAACCCGACCGCCAGAAGGAAATTTATCGAACACGCTGTTCAGTTTCTCGAAAAGTATCACTTTGATGGGCTAGATTTGGACTGGGAGTACCCTGTCTGCTGGCAA GTTGATTGTAAGAAGGGTCCAACCTCCGACAAGCAAGGATTCGCAGATCTGCTGAAAGAGCTGAGTAGCGAACTAAAGCCGAAGGGCTTGCTGCTCTCGGCTGCCGTTTCGCCGAGCAAGAAAGTGATCGACGAGGGCTACGACGTGCCAGCCCTGGCCAAATACCTAGACTGGATTGCGGTGATGACTTACGATTTCCACGGTCAATGGGATAAGAAAACCGGTCACGTTGCGCCGCTCTATTATCACCCGGAAGACGATTACTATTACTTCAATGCAAACTACTCGATCAACTATTGGATTTTGAAGGGCGCGCCGCGTCGCAGTATCGTCATGG GAATGCCACTGTACGGGCAGACGTTCTCGATGAACGATCCGTCCGTTGAAACGGGATTGAATGTCCCCGGCAGCGCGGGCCAAGCTGGAGAGTTTACCAAAGCGGCCGGATTTCTAGCGTACTATGAGATATGCGACAGAGTACGAAACCGTGGTTGGACCGTTGTACAGGACCCCGAGCACAGAATGGGTCCATACGCCTACAGGGGCAATCAATGGGTTGGGTACGACGATGCCGAAATGATTGCACGAAAGGCTCAGTTTGTCAGGGATACGGGACTGGGCGGTGGAATGGTCTGGGCTCTGGACCTGGACGATTTCCGAGGTCGTTGCGGAGAAGGGCCTCATCCGCTGATGCACGCTCTTCAGAAGGTGTTGGCTGTCTCTGCCGAGAATGAGGACCAAC CCGAGAGACCTCCGATAAACGAGGAGGATTTGGACCCTCGACCAACATCCATGTCATCGAGCACCGTTCCAGAGATCACGGTGCCGTCGTCGACGTCGAGGGAACATCTGGCGAACGACGAGTTTAAAGTGATTTGCTActttacgaactgggcctggtATCGTCAAGAGGGCGGTAAATTCTTGCCAGAGGACGTGGACAGCGATCTGTGCACCCACGTTCTTTACGGTTTTGCTGTGCTCGACGGGTCGCAATTAACGATCAAGTCGCACGATTCGTGGGCTGACGTAGATAACA AATTTTATGAGAGGATAGCTGCATTGAAGTCTAAAGGAATCAAAGTACTGATGGCTATCGGCGGATGGAACGATTCAGCTGGCGACAAGTATAGTCGCCTGGCTAATTCGCCGTCTGCCAGGCGACGATTCATAGAGAACGTTATAGCGTTTATCGAAAAGTACGAATTCGAGGGATTGGACTTGGACTGGGAATACCCAGTGTGCTGGCAG GTAGATTGCAGAAAGGGTCCAGCTTCGGACAAGGAAGCTTTCGCGAGCTTGGTCAGAGAGCTCAGCGAGGCATTCCAGCCGAAAGGATTGCTGTTATCAGCAGCGGTTTCGCCAAGCAAACGCGTCATCGACGAAGGCTACGACGTGCCCATTTTGGCTAAATATTTAGACTGGATATCCGTGATGACCTACGACTATCACGGCCAATGGGATAAGAAAACCGGCCACGTAGCTCCACTCTATCAACTGGGCAACGACTGGGAGCCGACCTTTAACGCG AATTTCTCCATACACTACTGGATGGAAAAAGGCGCACCGGCGAACAAGCTCGTGATGGGCGCCCCTTTGTACGGTCAATCTTTCTCTCTGGCCGAAAGGAGTCAAAGAGGGCTAAATGCGCCAACGTATGGCGGAGGCGAGGCTGGCGAAGCGACAAGAGCCAGAGGATTTTTGTCTTATTACGAA ATTTGTGAGAGAATTCTGAAGAGAGGCTGGGCCGTGGTAGAGGACAAGGAGCGACGTATCGGCCCGTACGCGTACAAAGGTGACCAATGGGTCAGCTTTGACG